A window of the Vicinamibacteria bacterium genome harbors these coding sequences:
- a CDS encoding RidA family protein: MGLAPPPWINFLSKEATAEMLENAAVQLIVPDTMPKSVGYSQLAIVSGGKTVFVAGQVAVDKSGNLVGKDDFRSQVKQVFENLKAGVEAAGGSFRDMIKLNIYLLDLSNLPEFREVRDQYIDTSKPPTSTAIQVPRLFRPEFLVEIEAVAVTNAK, encoded by the coding sequence GTGGGCCTGGCGCCGCCCCCGTGGATTAACTTCCTCTCCAAGGAGGCTACGGCAGAGATGCTTGAAAACGCAGCTGTTCAATTGATCGTCCCGGACACGATGCCCAAGTCCGTTGGCTACTCGCAGCTCGCTATAGTGAGCGGCGGAAAGACAGTCTTCGTTGCGGGACAGGTCGCAGTGGACAAATCCGGCAACCTCGTTGGTAAAGATGACTTTCGCTCTCAGGTTAAGCAGGTCTTCGAGAACCTGAAGGCGGGAGTCGAAGCAGCAGGCGGGAGCTTTCGTGACATGATCAAGCTCAACATTTACCTTCTCGACCTATCGAACCTGCCTGAGTTTCGGGAGGTAAGAGACCAGTACATAGACACAAGCAAACCACCCACCAGCACGGCGATTCAGGTTCCGAGGCTTTTTCGCCCGGAATTTCTCGTAGAGATCGAGGCTGTCGCCGTCACGAACGCCAAGTAG